A window of the Sphingobium sp. CAP-1 genome harbors these coding sequences:
- a CDS encoding nucleoside hydrolase — MASQLGHSVQAATLSAAGKAFSPKAGPRSRVLFINDLSGDIDGLFAAVHAILSPSIDLRGIIGTGTGSPRETAEISVALAHEMLRLTGRAGQIPVHIGSKGKLAIAGTPDRSAGAQAIIDEARRTDTSLPLYVAVGGGLTEVASALMLDPSIASRMTLIWIGGNIASNSNTAEYNFAIDRLATRYIFNETLVPIWQVPSEVYATCIVSASEIQRFIAPCGAVGNWLYGKLIAVNEQFAGYRMNTGEVWTMGDSPLVLLTALTAAVPSTFGRQPRYERTGASAYDEVFAPKLAQDGGTEPRTEGRKIRLYTSVDTRLMFNDLYAKLQTFRPQLP, encoded by the coding sequence GTGGCATCCCAATTGGGTCATAGCGTTCAGGCGGCGACCCTTTCGGCAGCCGGAAAGGCTTTCTCTCCCAAGGCCGGCCCTCGCTCCCGTGTCCTGTTCATCAACGACTTGTCCGGGGATATCGATGGCCTGTTCGCGGCCGTACACGCGATCCTGTCACCTTCGATAGACTTGCGTGGTATCATTGGGACAGGGACGGGAAGCCCCAGGGAGACGGCCGAAATATCGGTGGCCCTTGCGCATGAAATGCTTCGCCTCACCGGCCGGGCAGGCCAGATTCCCGTTCATATCGGGAGTAAGGGGAAGCTCGCGATCGCCGGAACGCCCGACCGATCCGCCGGAGCGCAGGCGATTATCGACGAAGCCCGGCGCACCGATACGTCCCTCCCGCTCTATGTCGCCGTGGGCGGTGGGCTGACGGAGGTCGCCAGCGCGCTCATGCTCGATCCGTCTATCGCATCGCGGATGACGCTGATCTGGATCGGTGGCAACATCGCATCGAACAGCAATACGGCAGAGTATAATTTCGCGATCGATCGTCTGGCGACGCGATATATCTTCAATGAGACGCTCGTGCCGATCTGGCAGGTGCCCAGCGAAGTCTACGCGACCTGCATCGTCTCTGCTTCAGAAATCCAGCGCTTCATCGCCCCCTGCGGTGCAGTTGGAAACTGGCTGTATGGCAAGCTGATCGCGGTGAACGAGCAGTTCGCGGGATATCGGATGAACACAGGTGAAGTCTGGACCATGGGCGACAGTCCGCTCGTTCTGCTCACTGCGTTGACCGCGGCAGTGCCCAGCACCTTTGGCAGGCAGCCCCGATATGAACGGACGGGGGCGAGCGCGTATGACGAGGTGTTCGCACCGAAGCTGGCGCAGGATGGCGGTACGGAACCTCGCACGGAAGGGCGCAAGATCCGGCTTTATACCAGCGTGGACACCAGGCTCATGTTCAACGACCTCTACGCGAAACTCCAGACGTTCAGACCCCAATTGCCGTGA
- the rpoH gene encoding RNA polymerase sigma factor RpoH → MARSNVPAVPALGGEASLNRYLSEIRKFPLLTPEQEYMLAKRYEEHQDPEAAAQLVTSHLRLVAKIAMGYRGYGLPVSELISEGNIGLMQGVKKFEADRGFRLATYAMWWIRASIQEFILRSWSLVKMGTTASQKKLFFNLRRMKNSIDAFEDGDLKPADVTKIATDLGVSEDDVVSMNRRMAMGGDTSLNVPMREDGEGQWQDWLQDNDPLQDERVADEQEKVQRHEMLAEAMDDLNDREKHILAERRLAEEPKTLEELSQVYGVSRERVRQIEVRAFEKLQKAMMRIAGGKLEKMARFAAA, encoded by the coding sequence ATGGCCAGGAGCAATGTCCCCGCGGTACCGGCGCTGGGCGGTGAAGCCAGCCTCAACCGCTATCTGTCGGAAATTCGCAAATTTCCGCTGCTCACCCCTGAGCAGGAATATATGCTGGCGAAGCGCTACGAGGAACATCAGGACCCCGAAGCCGCAGCGCAGCTCGTCACGTCGCACCTGCGGCTGGTGGCCAAGATCGCCATGGGCTATCGCGGCTACGGCCTGCCGGTCAGCGAACTGATCAGCGAAGGCAATATCGGCCTGATGCAGGGCGTGAAGAAGTTCGAGGCCGATCGCGGCTTCCGCCTGGCGACCTATGCCATGTGGTGGATTCGCGCGTCGATCCAGGAATTCATCCTGCGGTCCTGGAGCCTTGTGAAAATGGGCACCACCGCCTCGCAGAAGAAGCTCTTCTTCAACCTGCGGCGGATGAAGAACAGCATCGATGCGTTCGAGGATGGCGATCTCAAGCCCGCCGACGTGACCAAGATCGCCACCGATCTGGGCGTGTCGGAGGATGATGTCGTGTCCATGAACCGGCGCATGGCGATGGGCGGCGACACGTCGCTCAACGTGCCGATGCGCGAGGATGGCGAAGGTCAGTGGCAGGACTGGTTGCAGGATAACGACCCGCTCCAGGACGAACGCGTCGCCGACGAGCAGGAAAAGGTGCAGCGCCACGAAATGCTGGCCGAGGCGATGGACGACCTCAACGATCGCGAAAAGCATATCCTGGCCGAACGCCGTCTGGCCGAAGAGCCGAAAACGCTGGAGGAACTGTCCCAGGTCTATGGCGTATCGCGCGAGCGCGTCCGCCAGATCGAGGTCCGCGCCTTCGAAAAGCTGCAAAAGGCGATGATGCGGATCGCCGGTGGCAAGCTGGAGAAAATGGCGCGCTTCGCCGCTGCCTGA
- a CDS encoding RluA family pseudouridine synthase has product MIPGDSIIEAAIGEAQHGLRLDRALADLLPDLSRERLKTLIGEGQVRSAQTAKINASQKVAAGQLYTITLPPPVALDTVAQDIPLVIVHEDADLIVVDKPAGLVVHPAAGNLDGTLVNALLHHCAGQLSGIGGVARPGIVHRIDKDTSGLLVVAKTDKAHEGLARQFKDHSIDRLYAAIVYGLPVPASGTVDTWIGRSDADRKKMAVHREGRGKHAVTHYRTMERLKGAAMVECRLETGRTHQVRVHMAHLGHPLIGDPVYGRDRKGFKSILETLGFKRQALHAKTLGFIHPTTEKPLLFQSVLPADMQELLSELHV; this is encoded by the coding sequence ATGATTCCGGGGGATTCCATCATCGAAGCGGCGATCGGCGAAGCGCAGCACGGACTGCGGCTGGATCGTGCGCTGGCGGACCTGCTGCCCGACCTTTCGCGCGAACGACTGAAAACGCTGATCGGCGAAGGACAGGTGCGCAGCGCCCAGACCGCGAAGATAAATGCGTCGCAGAAGGTCGCCGCCGGCCAGCTCTACACCATCACCCTGCCCCCGCCCGTCGCGCTCGACACGGTGGCGCAGGACATTCCGCTGGTCATCGTGCATGAGGACGCCGACCTGATCGTGGTGGACAAGCCCGCCGGGCTGGTCGTCCATCCCGCCGCCGGCAATCTGGACGGCACGCTGGTCAACGCCCTGCTCCACCATTGCGCCGGGCAATTGTCGGGCATTGGCGGCGTCGCCCGTCCGGGCATCGTGCATCGGATCGACAAGGATACGTCGGGTCTGCTGGTCGTTGCCAAGACGGACAAGGCCCATGAAGGACTGGCCCGCCAGTTCAAGGATCACAGCATCGACCGGCTCTATGCCGCCATCGTCTATGGCCTGCCGGTGCCGGCCAGCGGCACGGTCGACACATGGATCGGGCGATCCGACGCTGATCGAAAGAAGATGGCCGTTCATCGGGAAGGGCGCGGCAAACATGCCGTCACCCATTATCGCACGATGGAGCGGCTGAAGGGTGCGGCGATGGTCGAATGCCGGCTGGAAACGGGCCGAACCCATCAGGTCCGCGTCCATATGGCGCATCTGGGACACCCCTTGATCGGGGACCCGGTTTACGGTAGAGACAGAAAAGGTTTCAAATCAATACTGGAAACGCTGGGTTTCAAAAGGCAGGCATTGCACGCCAAAACACTGGGGTTCATACATCCGACAACGGAAAAGCCCCTATTGTTTCAAAGTGTGTTGCCGGCCGACATGCAGGAACTGTTAAGCGAGCTTCACGTATAG
- a CDS encoding M67 family metallopeptidase translates to MTVAISRGLLEHIMALAAASRDEICGLLLGRADRIEAIAPAANVAPDPARHFELDPATLIAAHRAARGGGPAVLGHYHSHPSGVAAPSATDAACAAPDGSLWMIVGGGDVTLWRAGPGTAVNVHFTKVALDRQ, encoded by the coding sequence ATGACGGTAGCGATATCAAGAGGGCTGTTGGAACATATCATGGCCCTGGCGGCCGCCAGTCGCGATGAGATATGCGGTTTGCTCCTCGGCCGGGCAGACAGGATCGAGGCGATCGCGCCCGCCGCCAATGTCGCGCCCGACCCGGCGCGGCATTTCGAACTGGACCCGGCCACCCTGATCGCAGCGCATCGCGCGGCGCGTGGCGGTGGGCCGGCGGTGCTGGGCCATTATCATTCGCACCCGTCAGGCGTCGCGGCGCCGTCGGCTACTGACGCCGCCTGCGCCGCGCCCGACGGAAGTTTGTGGATGATCGTCGGCGGGGGCGATGTCACTTTATGGCGCGCCGGGCCGGGGACGGCGGTTAACGTCCATTTCACCAAAGTCGCGCTCGACAGGCAGTGA
- a CDS encoding histidine phosphotransferase family protein produces MTNPTDSIEFASLLCSRLCHDLLSPVGALNNGLELMADETDPEMRERCLDLLGESARTSANKLKFFRLAFGSAGGFGDAVPPHEARVAIEGMFAGAGRVKVGWMVEEQLLDKLAAKILLNLALIAGDALVRGGQLDIGAETRPGVTEIVVRAEGPKVVLDPDLRAALAGTLPIEGLASRTAAAWMTRQLVTEAKGEIALSPPGEPVLLFGASIPERR; encoded by the coding sequence ATGACCAATCCCACCGACAGCATCGAATTTGCCAGCCTGCTCTGCTCGCGCCTGTGCCATGACCTGCTCAGCCCCGTTGGCGCGCTGAACAATGGTCTGGAGCTGATGGCGGACGAGACTGACCCGGAAATGCGCGAGCGTTGCCTGGACTTGCTGGGCGAAAGCGCACGGACATCGGCGAACAAGCTGAAATTCTTCCGTCTGGCCTTTGGCTCGGCCGGCGGGTTTGGCGATGCGGTGCCGCCGCATGAGGCGCGGGTCGCGATCGAGGGCATGTTTGCCGGTGCGGGACGGGTCAAGGTCGGCTGGATGGTCGAGGAGCAGTTGCTCGACAAGCTGGCGGCGAAGATCCTGCTCAATCTGGCGCTGATCGCCGGCGATGCGCTGGTGCGTGGCGGGCAGCTCGACATCGGCGCGGAGACGCGGCCGGGCGTGACCGAGATCGTCGTGCGCGCCGAAGGGCCGAAAGTGGTGCTGGACCCCGATTTGCGGGCGGCGCTGGCCGGCACCCTGCCGATCGAGGGGCTGGCGTCGCGCACGGCGGCCGCGTGGATGACGCGGCAACTCGTCACCGAAGCGAAGGGTGAGATTGCCCTGTCGCCGCCGGGCGAGCCGGTGCTGTTGTTCGGCGCGTCGATTCCCGAACGGCGTTAG
- a CDS encoding NAD(P)H-dependent flavin oxidoreductase, translated as MNPLDSLGLSVPIIQAPMAGTSTPDMTAAVSNAGALGSIAVGAVDATAARAMIDAVRARTDRPFNVNLFVHHPAQAQADVERRWIEALGPLFARYGAAPPPSLREIYRSFAADDAMLAMLADTRPAVISFHFGLPDAHRIATLKAAGCLLLATATSLAEALAARAAGIDAVVAQGFEAGGHRGMFDPQAPDACLGTIALTRLLVDRGGLPVIAAGGIMDGRGVRAALDLGAIAAQLGTAFIACPESSADAAHRAALFSSAAHHTIMTRAISGRPARCLPNRFTDWGATADAQSPDYPIAYDAGKALNQAAKAVGETGYGAQWAGQGAPLARSLPAADLIAALVEEMPG; from the coding sequence ATGAACCCGCTCGACTCGCTTGGCCTTTCCGTCCCGATCATTCAGGCGCCGATGGCCGGCACCTCCACGCCAGACATGACGGCGGCGGTCAGCAACGCCGGTGCGCTCGGCTCGATCGCTGTCGGGGCAGTGGATGCGACAGCGGCGCGCGCCATGATCGACGCGGTGCGCGCCCGGACCGATCGCCCCTTCAACGTCAATCTTTTCGTCCACCACCCGGCGCAGGCACAAGCGGATGTCGAACGACGCTGGATCGAGGCGCTTGGTCCGCTATTCGCGCGCTATGGCGCCGCACCGCCACCGTCGCTGCGCGAAATCTATCGCAGTTTCGCAGCGGACGACGCCATGCTGGCCATGCTGGCGGACACGCGCCCTGCCGTTATCAGCTTCCATTTCGGCCTGCCCGATGCGCATCGCATCGCAACGCTCAAGGCGGCGGGCTGCCTGCTGCTCGCCACCGCCACCAGTCTGGCCGAAGCGCTGGCGGCCAGGGCGGCGGGGATCGATGCGGTGGTCGCGCAGGGCTTCGAAGCGGGCGGCCATCGCGGCATGTTCGATCCGCAGGCGCCGGACGCCTGCCTCGGCACGATCGCCCTCACCCGCCTGCTGGTCGACCGCGGCGGCCTGCCCGTCATCGCCGCCGGCGGGATCATGGATGGTCGCGGCGTGCGCGCGGCGCTGGACCTGGGCGCGATCGCCGCGCAACTCGGCACCGCCTTCATCGCCTGCCCGGAAAGCAGCGCCGACGCCGCGCATCGCGCCGCCCTGTTCAGCTCCGCCGCGCATCACACCATCATGACCCGCGCCATATCCGGCCGCCCCGCGCGCTGCCTGCCCAATCGATTCACGGACTGGGGCGCAACCGCCGACGCGCAATCGCCGGACTATCCGATCGCCTATGACGCCGGCAAGGCGCTCAACCAGGCCGCGAAAGCCGTCGGAGAAACCGGCTATGGCGCGCAATGGGCCGGGCAAGGCGCACCGCTGGCGCGCAGCCTGCCCGCCGCCGACCTGATCGCCGCACTGGTGGAGGAAATGCCGGGTTAG
- the glnA gene encoding type I glutamate--ammonia ligase: protein MANTPKDILKMIEEKEIEWVDVRFTDPKGKWQHLTMVSSVLGEDELTQGLMFDGSSIEGWKAINESDMILKPDLDAVYVDPFSATPMLIIFCDIVEPDTGELYARDPRSCAKRAEAFVKSAGFGDTIYVGPEAEFFMFDDVRFENDYSQSYFKIDDIELPTNTGKEYEGGNLGHRPRAKGGYFPVAPVDPCTDIRAEMVSTMLEMGLPCDKHHHEVAAAQHELGLTFGTLVQTADRMQIYKYVVQMVAQAYGKTATFMPKPIAQDNGSGMHTHMSIWDAGKPLFAGEGYAGLSDMCLYFIGGVIKHAKALNAFTNPTTNSYKRLVPGFEAPVLLAYSARNRSASCRIPYGAGAKAKRVEFRFPDAMANPYLCYAALLMAGLDGIENKIHPGGAMDKNLYDLPPEELAQVPTVCGSLREALNSLEADYEFLLKGDVFTKDQIDAYIELKWPEVYRWEMAPSPVEFDMYYSA from the coding sequence ATGGCCAACACGCCTAAAGACATCCTGAAGATGATCGAGGAAAAGGAGATCGAGTGGGTCGATGTCCGCTTCACCGATCCCAAGGGCAAGTGGCAGCACCTGACCATGGTGTCGAGCGTGCTTGGCGAAGATGAGCTGACCCAGGGTCTGATGTTCGACGGTTCGTCGATCGAAGGCTGGAAGGCGATCAACGAATCGGACATGATCCTGAAGCCCGACCTGGACGCCGTCTATGTCGATCCGTTCAGCGCCACGCCGATGCTGATCATCTTCTGCGACATCGTCGAGCCGGACACCGGCGAACTTTATGCCCGCGACCCGCGCTCCTGCGCGAAGCGCGCCGAAGCCTTCGTCAAGTCGGCCGGCTTTGGCGACACCATCTATGTCGGCCCGGAAGCCGAATTCTTCATGTTCGATGACGTGCGCTTCGAGAATGACTACTCGCAGAGCTACTTCAAGATCGACGATATCGAACTGCCGACCAACACCGGCAAGGAATATGAAGGCGGCAACCTCGGCCACCGTCCGCGCGCCAAGGGCGGCTATTTCCCCGTCGCGCCGGTCGATCCCTGCACCGACATCCGCGCCGAAATGGTGTCGACCATGCTGGAAATGGGCCTGCCCTGCGACAAGCATCACCATGAAGTCGCCGCTGCCCAGCACGAACTCGGCCTGACCTTCGGCACGCTGGTCCAGACCGCCGACCGTATGCAGATCTATAAGTATGTGGTTCAGATGGTCGCCCAGGCCTATGGCAAGACCGCGACCTTCATGCCCAAGCCGATCGCGCAGGACAATGGTTCGGGTATGCACACCCACATGTCGATCTGGGACGCGGGCAAGCCGCTGTTCGCGGGCGAAGGCTATGCCGGTCTGTCCGACATGTGCCTTTACTTCATCGGCGGCGTCATCAAGCACGCCAAGGCTCTGAACGCCTTCACCAACCCGACCACCAACAGCTACAAGCGTCTGGTGCCCGGCTTCGAAGCCCCGGTTCTGCTGGCCTATTCGGCCCGCAACCGTTCGGCCTCCTGCCGTATCCCTTACGGCGCGGGCGCCAAGGCGAAGCGCGTGGAATTCCGCTTCCCCGACGCGATGGCAAACCCCTATCTCTGCTACGCCGCGCTGCTGATGGCCGGCCTGGACGGGATCGAAAACAAGATCCATCCCGGTGGCGCGATGGACAAGAACCTGTACGATCTGCCGCCCGAAGAACTGGCGCAGGTGCCGACCGTTTGCGGTTCGCTGCGTGAAGCGCTCAACAGCCTCGAAGCCGACTATGAGTTCCTGCTCAAGGGCGACGTGTTCACCAAGGACCAGATCGATGCCTATATCGAACTGAAGTGGCCTGAAGTGTATCGCTGGGAAATGGCGCCGTCGCCGGTCGAATTCGACATGTATTACAGCGCCTGA
- a CDS encoding P-II family nitrogen regulator translates to MKKIEAIIKPFKLDEVKEALHEVGVSGITVTEAKGFGRQKGHTELYRGAEYVVDFLPKVKLEVVVDDSLADRVVEAICSAAQTGRIGDGKIFISNIEGAVRIRTGERDSDAI, encoded by the coding sequence ATGAAAAAGATCGAAGCCATCATCAAGCCGTTCAAGCTGGACGAGGTCAAGGAAGCGCTGCACGAAGTGGGCGTGTCCGGCATCACCGTCACGGAAGCCAAGGGCTTCGGCCGCCAGAAGGGCCATACCGAACTCTATCGCGGCGCCGAATATGTGGTCGACTTCCTGCCCAAGGTGAAGCTGGAGGTCGTCGTCGACGATTCGCTCGCCGACCGGGTGGTCGAAGCGATCTGTTCGGCCGCGCAGACCGGCCGGATTGGCGACGGCAAGATCTTCATTTCCAATATCGAGGGTGCAGTCCGCATCCGCACCGGCGAACGCGACAGCGACGCCATCTGA
- the map gene encoding type I methionyl aminopeptidase — protein sequence MTEYMTMTADAPISRSAAIKLYDEAGFAGMRKAGRLAAEILDALVPHVVPGVTTGELDDIVRRMTLDGGGVPATLGYRGYTHSCCTSINHVICHGIPGDYRLKDGDIVNIDVTPLVDGWHGDTSRMFIAGETSIKARRLVEVTYECLMLGIEQAKPGNHLGDIGHVIQRHAEKHRYGVVRDFCGHGLGRVFHDSPEVVHVGRPGTGPELKPGMFFTIEPMINIGKPGVKMMDDGWTAVTRDRTLSAQFEHSIGITETGCEIFTKSPTGLDCPPYKL from the coding sequence ATGACCGAATATATGACGATGACGGCCGACGCGCCGATTTCACGCTCCGCCGCGATCAAACTCTATGATGAGGCGGGTTTCGCCGGGATGCGCAAGGCCGGCCGTCTGGCCGCGGAAATTCTCGACGCGCTGGTTCCTCATGTCGTGCCGGGCGTGACCACCGGCGAACTGGACGACATCGTCCGCCGCATGACGCTGGACGGCGGCGGCGTGCCGGCAACGCTGGGCTATCGCGGCTATACCCATAGCTGCTGCACATCGATCAACCATGTCATCTGCCACGGCATTCCGGGCGACTATCGGCTGAAGGACGGCGACATCGTCAATATCGACGTGACCCCGCTGGTCGATGGCTGGCATGGCGACACCAGCCGCATGTTCATCGCGGGCGAAACGTCGATCAAGGCGCGCCGGCTGGTCGAAGTCACCTATGAATGCCTGATGCTGGGGATCGAGCAGGCAAAGCCCGGCAATCATCTGGGCGACATCGGCCATGTCATCCAGCGCCATGCCGAAAAGCATCGCTATGGCGTGGTCCGCGATTTTTGCGGCCATGGTTTGGGCCGCGTGTTCCACGACAGCCCGGAAGTCGTCCATGTCGGCCGTCCCGGCACCGGCCCTGAACTGAAACCCGGCATGTTCTTCACGATCGAACCGATGATCAACATCGGCAAGCCCGGCGTGAAGATGATGGACGATGGCTGGACCGCCGTGACGCGGGACCGCACCCTGTCGGCACAGTTCGAACATAGCATCGGCATCACCGAAACCGGCTGCGAGATTTTCACCAAAAGCCCGACCGGCCTCGACTGCCCGCCTTATAAGCTTTGA
- a CDS encoding competence/damage-inducible protein A, translated as MADPTRIWTAALIVIGDEILSGRTQDKNVAQIATWLNVQGIRLREVRVVADDQGAIVEAVNTLRIRNDYLFTTGGIGPTHDDITVDAIAAALGVGVEIHEGARAMLAGYYDTRGGLTEARLRMARVPAGADLIENRMSGAPGIRHGNIFIMAGVPHITAGMLDSLTGMLEGGRPLLSATIGCWVAESEIADLLAATETAHEGCQIGSYPFFREGRTGANFVVRSTEADRLDGCVADLSAALERGGWAVTAGGI; from the coding sequence ATGGCCGATCCGACCCGCATCTGGACCGCAGCGCTGATCGTGATCGGCGACGAGATTCTTTCCGGCCGCACCCAGGACAAGAATGTTGCGCAGATCGCGACCTGGCTCAATGTCCAGGGTATCCGCCTGCGCGAAGTGCGCGTGGTCGCCGACGATCAGGGCGCTATCGTGGAGGCGGTCAATACGTTGCGTATCCGTAACGATTATCTATTCACCACTGGCGGTATCGGTCCGACCCATGACGATATCACGGTCGATGCGATCGCGGCTGCGCTGGGCGTGGGCGTGGAAATCCATGAAGGCGCGCGCGCCATGCTTGCGGGCTATTATGACACACGCGGCGGGTTGACCGAAGCGCGGCTGCGCATGGCGCGGGTGCCGGCGGGCGCCGACCTGATCGAAAATCGCATGTCGGGCGCGCCGGGCATCCGCCATGGCAATATCTTCATCATGGCGGGCGTTCCCCACATTACCGCCGGGATGCTCGACAGCCTGACCGGCATGCTGGAAGGCGGGCGGCCGTTATTGTCCGCCACGATCGGCTGCTGGGTGGCGGAAAGCGAGATTGCCGACCTGCTGGCCGCGACCGAAACAGCGCATGAGGGGTGCCAGATCGGCAGCTATCCCTTCTTCAGGGAAGGGCGCACCGGCGCCAATTTCGTCGTCCGATCGACCGAGGCCGACCGGCTCGACGGCTGCGTCGCCGACCTCAGCGCCGCGCTGGAACGCGGCGGCTGGGCGGTGACGGCAGGCGGTATTTAA
- a CDS encoding c-type cytochrome, which produces MSLSFGSVARIASLILLGAASPPALAQAGDAAKGKIVFARCALCHDVTPGPKKMGPNLAGVFSRTSGTLPGFTYSPAMQKAKIKWDAKSIDTFITKPAGLVPGNRMAFAGVPNPVDRANLIAYLKASAK; this is translated from the coding sequence ATGTCGCTGTCGTTCGGGTCGGTTGCCAGAATAGCTTCTCTGATTCTGCTGGGCGCTGCCAGCCCCCCTGCCCTGGCGCAAGCCGGCGACGCGGCCAAAGGCAAGATCGTGTTCGCGCGCTGCGCGCTGTGCCATGACGTGACGCCCGGCCCCAAGAAAATGGGTCCGAACCTGGCCGGCGTATTTAGCCGCACGTCCGGCACGCTCCCCGGCTTCACCTATTCGCCCGCGATGCAGAAGGCCAAGATCAAGTGGGACGCCAAGAGCATCGACACCTTCATCACCAAGCCGGCCGGGCTGGTGCCCGGTAACAGAATGGCGTTCGCCGGCGTGCCCAATCCTGTCGATCGCGCCAATCTGATCGCCTATCTGAAGGCATCGGCGAAGTAA
- a CDS encoding FAD/NAD(P)-binding protein — MLKVDHVAIVGGGFSGVLLAINLLRHGHARVTLIERRADHLGRGLAYGAAGAGHILNVRAANMSALPDQPAHFTDWLTAQALGREGSFATRRDYGAYLCAMLDEARSAAGGRLAIVQDEAVDLVVTDDRAVIALGSGQMIAADIGVIAPGNLPPHDLPAFAGLCRPAYVNDPWSADIAAGLGDADTVLLLGTGLTAIDCALTLDSAGFGGTIIALSRRGQTPHAHAPTPPCVLRRERPAGPASALLRAVRRRAGEIGWRNAVDELRPFTQDMWRAASDAERRRFLRHLRPYWDVHRHRIAPQVADRLDRMRAAGRLLVRGAKIASARSDGDGLSIGLRPRGDDRIETLRVARVVNCTGPLGDLRRATDPLLRHLSTRGIIRPDPLAIGIDVDRQCRALAADGRAQQRLYVVGPMTRGAHWEIVAVPDIRRQVWALARQITAAHWVEAEGL, encoded by the coding sequence ATGCTGAAGGTCGATCATGTCGCCATCGTCGGCGGCGGTTTCAGTGGGGTGCTCCTGGCGATCAACCTGCTGCGCCATGGCCATGCGCGCGTCACGCTGATCGAGCGGCGCGCCGATCATCTGGGGCGCGGCCTCGCCTATGGCGCGGCGGGCGCCGGCCATATCCTTAATGTCCGCGCCGCCAATATGAGCGCCCTGCCGGATCAGCCGGCGCATTTCACCGACTGGCTGACGGCGCAGGCGCTGGGCCGGGAGGGCAGCTTCGCGACCCGCCGCGACTATGGCGCCTATCTCTGCGCGATGCTGGACGAGGCCCGCAGCGCGGCCGGCGGACGGCTGGCGATCGTCCAGGATGAAGCAGTCGATCTGGTCGTGACCGACGATCGCGCCGTCATCGCGCTGGGTTCGGGCCAGATGATCGCGGCCGACATCGGCGTGATCGCGCCGGGCAATCTGCCGCCGCACGACCTGCCCGCCTTTGCCGGCCTGTGTCGCCCGGCCTATGTCAACGATCCCTGGTCGGCCGATATCGCCGCGGGGCTGGGCGATGCCGATACGGTGCTGTTGCTGGGAACCGGCCTGACGGCGATCGATTGCGCGCTCACGCTCGACAGCGCGGGCTTTGGCGGGACGATCATCGCCCTCTCCCGCCGGGGCCAGACGCCCCACGCCCATGCCCCCACCCCACCCTGCGTCCTGCGGCGCGAACGGCCGGCCGGGCCGGCTTCCGCATTGCTGCGCGCCGTGCGCCGCCGCGCCGGGGAGATTGGCTGGCGCAATGCGGTGGACGAGCTACGCCCCTTCACGCAGGACATGTGGCGCGCGGCGAGCGATGCGGAACGCCGCCGCTTCTTGCGCCATTTGCGCCCATATTGGGACGTGCATCGCCATCGCATCGCGCCGCAAGTGGCCGACCGGCTTGACCGGATGCGCGCGGCGGGGCGCCTGCTGGTGCGGGGCGCGAAGATCGCCAGCGCCCGGTCGGACGGCGATGGCCTGTCGATCGGCCTGCGCCCGCGCGGCGACGACCGGATCGAAACGCTCCGCGTCGCGCGCGTCGTCAATTGCACCGGGCCGCTGGGCGACCTGCGCCGGGCCACCGATCCGCTGCTGCGCCATCTGTCGACGCGCGGCATCATCCGCCCCGATCCGCTGGCGATCGGCATCGATGTCGACCGCCAGTGCCGCGCCCTTGCCGCCGACGGCCGGGCGCAGCAGCGCCTCTATGTCGTCGGCCCGATGACGCGCGGCGCGCATTGGGAAATCGTCGCCGTGCCGGACATCAGGCGACAGGTCTGGGCGCTGGCGCGGCAAATCACCGCCGCCCACTGGGTCGAGGCGGAAGGATTATAG